From Manihot esculenta cultivar AM560-2 chromosome 18, M.esculenta_v8, whole genome shotgun sequence:
ATGAGGCAAAACTTGTACTATCAGCCTGCTGTATGAATTTGTTCATGTAACATTCACTCCTTCCCTTTGACGCCGCATGTGAAGCTTCATTATTTCGTTCAATTTCAATCTTGGAAATCGTCAATATATAAGGTGGTCTTCTCACAGCCTGAGTGGGTCCAGACTCCTGAACAAAAAATTGAGTGCAAGTTCTCCATTTCTATGCCTCTTCAAATTCCTTTTGTTTGAGCTTGGCCTGGTCTGATTTGTAGCGTCATAAAAGCACGCTATGGTGCTTATGGCATCCAATTCACATGATTGGGACCATGTATTGCTGGACAACATGTGGACACTGTTTGGCTGGAAGCTTTTGAACGAGTCAAATTACACGTGACTCCCTGCTTATTTATTGCGACTTCTCTGTATGCTTCTCTTTGTTTCATCTGCTCTCTTTTGTGAGACGAAGCATCCCAACATAATCTCTTGAATTTCACCTCAACAATTGACTTCTTTTACTGTAGACGGAACAACCTTGGCTCTCTGCTTCCCAGTATAGGTAACAATTTCTCTGATTGGGTGAGTGTGATTTTTCCAAGCCATTTTCAAGCAACAAGGTTTTGCCACGAACACCTAATTTCTGGCTCTTCTGGTTTTTGTGGGccacaaagggaaagaaaaacAGTGACTGTGAACATGGGTGTGCAGAAATAAACCataacaattaatttaaaaataaatagaagataAATATCCAGTCAAATGGTAAcaatggaaaaataaaaaataaaaaactaatcaCGTGTGGGTGCATGGACTTGAGAGAGACAGGACGTTTGTTTGATACTTTATTTTCTTCGTATGACTGGCTACGTCTGCGTAGAGAAGAAATAATAAGATATTGATGAGTGGCCAGAGGCAAAAGCAGAAAAGGGAAAAATTTCCCACCCAAGGATCTTATGGAGGATGAGCgtgaaatttttgttttatgCCAAGTTTTCTTGTTCTCAATCCTTGTGCATTCTTATCTTTAAGAAAGAAAATCATAGAATAGAATAATATATGATTCAGATTTTGCAGTGGGTTTTAGTGGTGAAGATGAATCAGTCCACCAAAATCATGCCTCCATGATTGAGATGTTGACCTTAACTAAACGAACAAAATTCTCCTACTGGAAAATTAGACCAGTTTGTACACGTGTGTTTGGGTCTACCATCTTACCTAACTCTGAAAACTTTGGTTCATGTCCCTACCTATTTTACCACCTTCACATTTATCTCAGTTTCCATGCTTCAAAGCTTCTGTTTCTGCTTCGCAATTACTCCATCTTTTCTACAaaacattctctttctttctttctttctttctttctctaatTCTTGTTTCATTCACCCTCTGCTTACAGGTACTCATGATTAAATTACATCGGCTTATCTTCTGAACACATAGATGCCAACACAATATGCTGTTGTAAtgtttttttcttataatttttttgtccGATAAACCATCATTACATCAGCTAATCTTTTTAATAGCCAGGCACGCAAGCAAGAATCTTTTTCTCTAACTAACATATGATACATtttccataaaaataataatgaagcGTGATTTTATTTCCAGAGCTTGTAGACCTTAAGGAACGAATCACCCAAGTCAAGGAAATGAGATACGAAAAAATACACATGGAATGGATGATAAGAATAAGAAACTGACATAAACTCTAACAGATTCAATTCTTTATTTCTTTGTGTTCATAAAAGTTTTCCTTGTATGACTtcatctctctttcttttttccccCTTTCTGTTCTGTAGCCTCAAAACGGCACTCCGATTCAAAACGGCAAAAAACCACCCACGTACTTTATTACACAGTACACGAAAAACCCAAAAACGCCATCCCTTGCATGCAAAAACATAACATGGGAAGGAACATAGACTTGCATATGTTCAAAGATTCCTCTTGAAGTGGGTGCTCATTTTTGGTTTTGTAGAATTTTCCTAACAATATATGCTTGTCTTAGAAAgaataacttaaaatatttaggCACAACCTAGTATCCTTGCTAGTCTGATTTACCCTTTGTGGGCAAATTTGGATCCTTGTGATTTCCATTCCCAAAATCAGCATTGCAAATTGCAATAGCTGTTAGATTTGACAAGGACCCACCAAAGCCCTTCAACACAAAGtgctaaaaaatattatttatatcatcATCCCATCCTGTAGTGCCATGACCACCACATCCTCTTTTTCTCTCTATACCAATTGTTCACTGCTAAAAGATAAGCAAGTTATGGGTTGCAATTTTTGTACTTAAGACAATTTGAACCCAACTGCACATTGAcaactctttctctttctctctccttgtccaactttctttctttctttctttctccacAGCTTATTGATACCATTAGGCCTTAACCCTTTCATTTTCTAAGGTTGGAACCACATGTAGACCCAAAAATTTAAGAAGAAAGTTTCAGATTCAGAATCAGATCTTCTTATTAGTATTTCTTGCAGTTTCTGTGAATTATGGAGACCAAACAGCATGGAGACACTAGAGAAATATTTGTGGACAAGCATGAAGATATCAAGTTAAAACAAGGAGACCTACCACCAGCCAAGCAACAGGCAGCCACTATATCCCCTGCCTCACCACCTTCAGCTTCTTCCTCTCCTTCTCATGAATTCTCCTTCACAATCTCTCTCCATTCTTCCTCTATACAATTCCCAGATAAGGCCAAAGCCTCTCCTCCTTCATTTGCTATTGATCTGTCTCCTGCAGATGACATTTTCTTCCATGGCCACTTGCTTCCTCTCCATCTTCTCTCTCACCTTCCTGTCTCTCCTCGATCATCCACCAATTCGACGGACAGCTTTACCCTCCCCATCAGAGAATTATTAGATGATAAAAAGTCCAACAGGAATAACAACAACTCCAGCACCAGCCATGGAAATAGCAGCAACGTCAAGAACAATAACAATAGCAGCTGCATTAAAACAAATCAACAACAAAGCAGCAACTGGGAGACAAAGGCTAGAAGCAAGCCTAAGGCTTTCTCTTTTTTCACTCGGCGAAAAGGATGTGAAGTTAGAGAATCAGAAGGTAaagagaagcaaaagaagaagatgagatTCGAAGTGAGTCATATACTAAAAAGGTACGTGAGAATGGTTAGGCCATTGTTGTTCTTCAAAGGAAGAAGACAGAAGAATCATCCCCATATCCAGAGGCAACCCCATTCGTTTTCAGGCAATTTAAGCTTGAGAAATAAGCAGGAGTTGGAAGGAAGGAGAGGAGAATTTTCTGCGCCAGCTTCCATGAGAACATCTCCAACAAACAGTGGCCTTCTTGTAGCAACGGCAACCCTTCCTTCTTCTACTAGTGATAGTACCATGGAGGAATTGCAGGCTGCAATTCAAGCAGCAATTGCTCATTGCAAGAAGTCCATTGCCTCTGAAGAGAAGGTCAAGTGCTAAGCAATATTGGAATTTTATTTTCCAATTTTTCGTACTCAATTTCTATTACTATTTGTTGTACGCCTAAGTATGAAGTGGTATATATATTACATAAAttaataggaaaaaaaattgaaacttgTAATATTTAAGATGGTTTTGAATTTGGAGGATTATTATCAGCTTCATCTTGTTTcgaataattcattttataaagaaaaaatttaaataaatttaaaaaaaaagatttaaataaaatttaaaaaaatagtgactcttactattatttattaataatattatattataaaatattattttaatataaattaaattatattatttaaaataaaaataagtaaaatcgtaaaatatcttttttatattttttatatattataaactaaCAATGGGTCTATCTATATTGGAGAAATGGATTAAAAAGGCAGCACTCCCACCAGAAGGAAAAGGCCTTAAAGCAAAAAAGGGCAAGACTTATATTTGGTGGTAAATCAAAAAGGTATTATGAGCTCAAAGTTTGTGGGTCCGGTGATGAGTTGATTGGGTTCGATaaattcacaaaaaaaaaaaaaaaaaaagagctcaAGTACCAATTACAACAAATGCTTGAAACTACATTCACATAAAAAATCAAAGATGATCCCTAGTTTAAAGGCACCataattatactttttaatttttatataaataaatatttttatgaaattgagAGAGTAATAAAGCACATTTTATGTATTAGTGACTAAAAAGGCCAGACCAGAGGTTCAATCACTATGCGCTGATGTTGCAATGATGAGCACGAAAATTTGAGCACTAGGGCTTCCTTTTTTAGCCCACCAAGGCTAAACCCCCACTTTTAAAAAAGAGCGGTGGATTCTCTGCTGGGCTCAAACAGAATCCATCATCTGTCATAACCCCATTTGCTTTGCTTGCCATAAAGCCGGATTGATTTTCCAATTACAAAGTAAATAAAGTCTCGAATTATTATAAAATGGTACATGCCTGCAGCCTGCAGTTACAAACTTAATTTATTGGTATCGGTTTTTCATTTTGTCTCTGCTACTAGCCGTCAAGCATCTCACCACTGCTCACTTTGGTGCCGTCGACGTTGTTGAAGCCTCCACTTATTGACCATTGacattttcttctttgtttttctccGATTCTAGAGCTGTCGTCGAGCAGCGCAGGATTTGAATTTATGGAACGAGGTTTTAAAGTAGTGTCTCCCGACTTGAGTTTTAATTATGCTCATTTTCCCCTtatgtatatataatataaaaattaaaagcaaaCAAATTATAGTTTTGAAGTTACAAGGAAGAGGTCAACTTGAGATATTCAACTGAGCTGTCTTGAATGATTTCTCGTTCAAATTGCGCATGTTTTGAATATTATATCCTGGGAAAAACATTCCGTTTCTTAATTTATAAGAATTTGTCACAATCATCAGCTTATTGTTAATTGCTTAAAAACTGAAACAAATCTTGTGTATACTGCACTCAAATCAATTGCGGTATGGAATGTTTTgttcttattaattaaatttatttaaccactgatatttttatttaattttttaataataattagattgaaaaataaaataaattatttttttacttgtgGCCtccataaaataaaatgtacTAATTGCTTTCGTTTTCAATATTATTGTTTCATATGGATTTATCAAACATTAtattatttaagtatttttttttttccgaagaAATCTAGCGTAGATAGGATACAGTAAAAAGAGTACAAAATCTAAACCAAAAGCCCAACAACGTCACGTCATCCAAGCAGGAAGAGATTCTCTGATGGGTCGAGGTTGGCGTTTGGAAGGTGATGAGTGGTGCGTGTCATCTTCTACCTTAAACAGTGTccgataaaagagaaaaaacagAACATAAGATGAAAGAAGAGAGGTTTTGTGGCCAAATTCCAAAATTTACAAACGTGGGCCTtcagataaattaaaaaaatgcgcCATTCTCTCCAAAATAACTTACAAAACGTCCATGCTTACGTGTCAACAACAACcaccatctctctctctctctctcactcgaCATTTCCAACAAAGCAAAAGgggaaataaaaggaaaaagaaaagctcTCTCTTGATCTTTTGCCTTTTTCGAATCTGTAGAAATCAGGAGACTCCTtggcctt
This genomic window contains:
- the LOC110606476 gene encoding BRI1 kinase inhibitor 1 — protein: METKQHGDTREIFVDKHEDIKLKQGDLPPAKQQAATISPASPPSASSSPSHEFSFTISLHSSSIQFPDKAKASPPSFAIDLSPADDIFFHGHLLPLHLLSHLPVSPRSSTNSTDSFTLPIRELLDDKKSNRNNNNSSTSHGNSSNVKNNNNSSCIKTNQQQSSNWETKARSKPKAFSFFTRRKGCEVRESEGKEKQKKKMRFEVSHILKRYVRMVRPLLFFKGRRQKNHPHIQRQPHSFSGNLSLRNKQELEGRRGEFSAPASMRTSPTNSGLLVATATLPSSTSDSTMEELQAAIQAAIAHCKKSIASEEKVKC